Proteins from one Microbacterium faecale genomic window:
- a CDS encoding aldo/keto reductase, whose product MTDSPHFHRRDVPDLHRPYVAADDRYASFAFRQVGSSGLFLPALSLGLWWNFGDNVALDRQRELLRYAFDKGITHFDLANNYGPPYGSAEKNFGRIYREDLAPYRDELIISSKAGFDMWRGPYGDWGSRKYLLASAERSLQSMNLDYVDVFYSHRPDPVTPIEETIGALDTLVRQGKALYAGISSYSASQTIEAKAVARSLGTPLVIHQPAYSILERGIEDGLTDALAQEELGAIAFVPLAQGLLTNKYLGEGDADRSQQRSSLGGRRVTPEARAQLRRLDAVASERGQTLAQLALQWVLRNDVVASALIGASTTAQLDENLRALDGAAFAAEELEIIDEVSSALDSANVWAADRG is encoded by the coding sequence GTGACCGATTCCCCGCACTTCCACCGTCGCGACGTCCCGGACCTCCACCGTCCCTACGTCGCGGCGGACGACCGTTACGCGTCGTTCGCGTTCCGGCAGGTCGGCTCATCCGGACTCTTCTTGCCCGCCCTCTCGCTCGGGTTGTGGTGGAACTTCGGAGACAATGTCGCGCTCGATCGTCAACGTGAGCTGCTGCGCTACGCGTTCGACAAGGGGATCACGCACTTCGACCTCGCGAACAATTACGGCCCGCCGTACGGATCCGCCGAGAAGAACTTCGGCCGTATCTACCGCGAGGATCTCGCTCCCTATCGCGATGAGCTCATCATCTCGTCGAAGGCCGGCTTCGATATGTGGCGGGGGCCATACGGAGACTGGGGCTCGCGGAAGTACCTCCTGGCGAGCGCGGAGCGTTCGCTGCAGAGCATGAACCTCGACTACGTCGACGTCTTCTACTCTCATCGCCCCGACCCCGTCACCCCGATCGAGGAGACGATCGGGGCGCTCGACACCCTCGTGCGGCAGGGCAAGGCGCTCTACGCGGGCATCTCCTCGTACTCGGCGTCGCAGACGATCGAGGCGAAGGCTGTCGCTCGCTCGCTCGGCACACCCCTGGTGATCCACCAGCCCGCGTACTCGATCCTCGAGCGCGGGATCGAAGACGGCCTGACCGACGCTCTCGCTCAGGAAGAGCTCGGCGCGATCGCGTTCGTGCCGCTCGCGCAGGGGCTGTTGACGAACAAGTATCTCGGTGAGGGCGACGCCGATCGCTCGCAGCAGCGCTCCTCGCTCGGCGGGCGTCGCGTGACGCCCGAGGCACGCGCGCAGCTGCGGCGGCTCGACGCCGTCGCCTCGGAGCGTGGCCAGACGCTCGCGCAGCTCGCCCTGCAGTGGGTGCTGCGGAACGACGTGGTGGCCTCCGCTCTCATCGGCGCGAGCACCACGGCGCAGCTCGACGAGAACCTCCGCGCCCTCGATGGCGCGGCATTCGCCGCCGAAGAGCTCGAGATTATCGACGAGGTCTCCTCGGCGCTCGACAGCGCGAACGTGTGGGCCGCGGACCGAGGCTGA
- the rsmA gene encoding 16S rRNA (adenine(1518)-N(6)/adenine(1519)-N(6))-dimethyltransferase RsmA: MTIRLLGAADIRRLAAELDVTPTKRLGQNFVVDANTVRGIVRKAQVTDEDRVVEVGPGLGSLTLAILETGARVTAVEIDSRLASRLAQTAAEQGVPDELLTVVEHDAMTIADLPGEPGVLVANLPYNVSVPVLLHFMATFPTLRRGVVMVQSEVGERLAAAPGGKIYGAPSAKAAWYGSWALVGTVSRRVFWPVPNVDSVLVGFERSPEPLGSEEERLQTFQIIDLAFQQRRKMLRQALSARFGGSAAASAVLEAADVDPTARGEALDVHAFRRIARAADARR; this comes from the coding sequence ATGACGATCCGGCTGCTCGGCGCAGCCGACATCCGCCGGCTCGCGGCCGAGCTCGACGTCACGCCGACGAAGCGGCTCGGTCAGAACTTCGTCGTGGACGCCAACACCGTCCGCGGGATCGTGCGCAAGGCGCAGGTGACGGACGAGGACCGGGTGGTCGAGGTCGGGCCCGGCCTGGGGTCTCTCACGCTGGCGATCTTGGAGACGGGCGCGCGCGTCACGGCGGTCGAGATCGACTCCCGCCTCGCGTCCCGCCTCGCGCAGACGGCGGCGGAGCAGGGCGTCCCGGACGAACTGCTGACGGTGGTGGAGCACGACGCGATGACGATCGCGGACCTGCCCGGCGAACCCGGCGTCCTCGTGGCGAACCTGCCGTACAACGTCTCCGTCCCGGTGCTGCTGCACTTCATGGCCACGTTCCCGACACTGCGGCGCGGCGTCGTCATGGTGCAGTCCGAGGTCGGCGAGCGCCTCGCGGCCGCCCCCGGCGGAAAGATCTACGGCGCCCCGAGCGCGAAAGCGGCGTGGTACGGCTCCTGGGCGCTCGTGGGTACGGTTTCGCGCCGAGTCTTCTGGCCGGTCCCGAACGTCGACAGCGTGCTTGTCGGCTTCGAGCGGAGCCCAGAGCCGCTGGGGAGCGAAGAAGAGCGCCTCCAGACCTTCCAGATCATCGATCTCGCCTTCCAGCAGCGCCGCAAGATGCTGCGGCAGGCGCTGTCGGCCCGGTTCGGCGGATCCGCGGCCGCGAGCGCCGTGCTGGAAGCGGCTGACGTCGACCCGACCGCGCGCGGCGAGGCGCTCGACGTCCATGCCTTCCGACGGATCGCGCGCGCGGCCGACGCTCGCCGGTAA
- a CDS encoding TatD family hydrolase yields MAETYVQERSRKGRKDLSHPEPPEPLAVPVYDNHCHLDIDDGDDPLSLTEQLTRAERVGVAGVVQSSGDLASSRWAVRAAEQDPRVLASVAIHPNDAPVYAADGALEQAIAEIDELAAHPRVRAIGETGLDFFRTGEEGWPAQYASFEAHIELAKKHGIAMQIHDRDAHREVLDTLHRVGAPDRTVFHCFSGDAAVAREAVEAGCWISFAGNVTFRNAQNLRDALDVTPREKILVETDAPFLTPMPYRGRPNAPYLVPLTMRFIAEHLGTDLDELCAQVAANTVAVYGDWR; encoded by the coding sequence ATGGCCGAGACCTACGTCCAGGAGCGCTCTAGGAAGGGCCGGAAGGACCTCTCGCATCCTGAGCCGCCCGAGCCGCTGGCCGTGCCGGTCTACGACAATCACTGCCACCTCGACATCGACGACGGCGACGACCCGCTTTCGCTGACGGAGCAGCTCACCCGTGCCGAGCGCGTAGGCGTCGCGGGTGTCGTGCAGTCCTCGGGGGATCTCGCGTCGTCACGATGGGCGGTGCGGGCGGCCGAACAGGATCCGCGCGTGCTCGCGTCGGTCGCGATCCACCCGAACGACGCGCCCGTGTACGCTGCCGACGGCGCGCTCGAGCAAGCGATCGCCGAGATCGACGAGCTCGCGGCGCACCCGCGTGTGCGTGCCATCGGCGAGACCGGTCTCGACTTCTTCCGCACCGGCGAGGAGGGGTGGCCGGCGCAGTACGCGTCGTTCGAGGCGCACATCGAGCTCGCGAAGAAGCACGGCATCGCGATGCAGATCCACGATCGCGATGCACACCGCGAGGTGCTCGACACCCTGCATCGCGTCGGTGCGCCGGATCGCACGGTCTTCCACTGCTTCTCGGGCGACGCTGCGGTCGCGCGCGAGGCGGTCGAGGCCGGCTGCTGGATCTCCTTCGCCGGCAACGTGACCTTCCGGAACGCGCAGAATCTCCGGGACGCGCTCGACGTCACGCCGCGGGAGAAGATCCTCGTCGAGACCGACGCTCCGTTCCTCACTCCCATGCCGTACCGGGGTCGCCCCAACGCCCCGTATCTCGTGCCGCTGACGATGCGATTCATCGCCGAGCATCTCGGCACCGACCTCGATGAGCTCTGCGCCCAGGTCGCCGCCAACACGGTCGCGGTCTACGGAGACTGGCGATGA
- a CDS encoding LamB/YcsF family protein has product MDLNSDVGESFGSWPMGDDRAMFTHVTSANVACGFHAGDPTGIARTCRDAVDASVTIGAHVGYRDLAGFGRRFLDCSETELADDVVYQLGALQGLARRAGGDVRYVKPHGALYNAIVTHEAHARALVDAIRSVDPSLPLVLLPGSVAATIAEGAGLRVVGEAFADRAYTPEGYLVPRGTAGAVLHDADLVAQRMTRFARDGVLTAIDGAEVRVEAETICLHSDTPGAVAIAAAVRGALTEAGVSLRSFA; this is encoded by the coding sequence ATGGACCTCAACAGCGACGTCGGCGAATCGTTCGGATCGTGGCCCATGGGAGACGACCGCGCGATGTTCACGCACGTCACGAGCGCGAACGTCGCGTGCGGATTCCACGCGGGCGACCCCACGGGCATCGCCCGGACATGCCGTGATGCGGTCGACGCGAGTGTGACCATCGGGGCGCACGTCGGATACCGCGACCTCGCGGGCTTCGGCCGGCGTTTCCTCGACTGTTCCGAGACGGAGCTCGCCGACGACGTCGTCTACCAGCTCGGAGCGCTCCAGGGGCTCGCCCGCCGCGCGGGCGGCGACGTCCGCTACGTCAAACCGCACGGCGCCCTCTACAACGCGATTGTGACGCACGAAGCCCACGCGCGCGCCCTCGTCGATGCGATCCGGTCGGTGGATCCGTCGCTGCCGCTCGTGCTGCTGCCCGGCAGCGTCGCGGCGACGATCGCCGAGGGAGCCGGCCTCCGCGTCGTCGGCGAGGCGTTCGCCGACCGCGCGTACACGCCGGAGGGTTACCTCGTCCCGCGCGGCACAGCGGGAGCGGTGCTGCACGACGCCGATCTTGTCGCCCAGCGCATGACGAGATTCGCGCGAGACGGCGTGCTCACGGCGATTGATGGAGCCGAGGTCCGCGTCGAGGCGGAGACCATCTGTCTGCACAGTGACACGCCGGGAGCGGTGGCGATCGCGGCCGCAGTCCGCGGAGCCCTGACCGAGGCGGGGGTCTCGCTTCGGAGCTTCGCGTGA
- a CDS encoding 4-(cytidine 5'-diphospho)-2-C-methyl-D-erythritol kinase, with protein sequence MTLVEEFPGVRVRAPGKINVYLEIGPRKDDGYHDLATAYQAINLFEDVVATHSDEFSLALTGTVDLIGVPVDESNLALRAARLLQRASGYSGGVHLDIRKEVPVAGGMGGGSADAAAALVACDALWGTGLSSRELHDLAAQLGADVPFALMGGTAIGTGRGDVLNPALARGRFEWVIVTNQIGMSTPATYDEIDRLREEHAGKIPAVHETPSVPASVLHALRAGDPRMLADVIHNDLQAAALRLRPDLGEVLERGEAAGALASLVSGSGPTLAFLAESKAEARALQQALESAGHEALNVSGPVHGARIV encoded by the coding sequence GTGACGCTGGTCGAGGAGTTCCCGGGAGTGCGCGTCCGCGCGCCCGGGAAGATCAACGTCTACCTCGAGATCGGGCCGCGCAAGGACGATGGCTACCACGATCTCGCCACCGCGTATCAGGCGATCAACCTATTCGAGGACGTGGTCGCGACCCACTCCGACGAGTTCTCGCTCGCGCTCACCGGTACCGTCGACCTCATCGGCGTCCCCGTCGACGAGTCGAATCTCGCGCTGCGTGCCGCTCGGCTGCTGCAACGAGCGTCCGGGTACAGCGGAGGGGTGCACCTCGACATCCGCAAGGAGGTCCCCGTCGCGGGGGGCATGGGAGGCGGATCCGCCGACGCGGCGGCCGCGCTCGTCGCCTGCGACGCCCTGTGGGGCACGGGCCTGTCTTCGCGCGAACTGCACGATCTCGCCGCGCAGCTCGGCGCCGATGTACCGTTTGCGCTGATGGGCGGCACAGCGATCGGCACGGGCCGCGGCGACGTGCTGAACCCGGCCCTCGCACGGGGCCGGTTCGAATGGGTCATCGTCACGAACCAGATCGGGATGTCGACGCCGGCGACCTACGACGAGATCGATCGCCTGCGCGAGGAGCATGCCGGAAAGATCCCCGCCGTGCACGAGACGCCGTCGGTACCGGCGAGCGTCCTGCACGCGCTGCGCGCGGGGGATCCGCGCATGCTCGCGGACGTGATCCACAACGACCTCCAGGCCGCCGCGCTGCGCCTGCGTCCCGACCTGGGCGAGGTCCTCGAACGCGGCGAGGCCGCAGGGGCGCTCGCGAGTCTCGTCTCGGGGTCCGGGCCGACGCTCGCCTTCCTGGCCGAGTCGAAGGCCGAGGCGCGCGCGTTGCAGCAGGCGCTCGAGAGCGCGGGCCATGAGGCGTTGAATGTCTCGGGGCCGGTTCACGGAGCGCGGATCGTGTGA